In the Tetrapisispora phaffii CBS 4417 chromosome 7, complete genome genome, one interval contains:
- the TPHA0G00155 gene encoding Ty1/Copia family ribonuclease HI has translation MIGAVSWKLKLTCASSTEAELYAISESIPRIANLSHLITEICGYQPTRTIYSDSQSGIASIISKDAGILKNKFYGIRLLKIIEETKDNGINIEYVNTKENIANILTKPVETKTFKELTCDWIS, from the coding sequence ATGATTGGTGCAGTATCTTGGAAGCTTAAACTAACGTGTGCTTCATCTACTGAAGCTGAATTATATGCTATATCCGAATCAATACCTAGAATTGCTAACCTCTCTCATCTAATAACTGAAATCTGTGGATATCAACCTACAAGGACAATTTATTCTGACAGTCAGTCTGGAATTGCTTCtataatatcaaaagaCGCTGGTATTCTAAAGAACAAATTTTACGGGATAAGATTATTGAAGATTATTGAGGAAACCAAGGATAATGGTATTAATATCGAATATGTTAATACTAAGGAGAATATTGCAAATATTCTAACTAAACCAGTTGAAACTAAGACTTTCAAGGAACTGACATGTGATTGGATTTCATAA